The Bordetella sp. FB-8 genome includes a window with the following:
- a CDS encoding flavodoxin family protein, with product MTKTVVVYFSGYGHTKRAAEIVAQGADAELLAIDAEGNLGDEGWASLDGADAIIFGSPTYMGSVPWQFKKFADATSKKWFVRAWQDKVFGGFTNSASLNGDKQVTLITLQTLASQHGGIWVSLGLPPANTQAATRSDINNLGASVGALIQSPSDAGADAMSSGDLETARQYGARVAAIAKRLAK from the coding sequence ATGACGAAAACCGTCGTCGTTTATTTTTCCGGCTACGGCCATACCAAACGCGCTGCAGAAATCGTTGCTCAAGGCGCTGATGCCGAGCTGCTCGCCATCGACGCGGAAGGCAACCTGGGCGATGAAGGCTGGGCCTCACTGGATGGCGCCGATGCCATCATCTTCGGTTCACCGACCTATATGGGTTCGGTGCCGTGGCAGTTCAAGAAGTTCGCCGACGCCACCTCAAAGAAATGGTTCGTGCGCGCCTGGCAGGACAAAGTCTTCGGTGGATTCACCAACAGCGCAAGCCTCAATGGCGACAAGCAGGTCACTCTGATCACGCTTCAAACGCTGGCTTCGCAGCACGGCGGCATCTGGGTCAGCCTGGGCTTGCCCCCGGCGAATACGCAAGCAGCCACACGCAGCGACATCAATAATCTGGGCGCTTCGGTCGGCGCACTGATCCAGTCTCCTTCGGATGCCGGCGCCGATGCCATGTCTTCCGGCGACCTCGAGACCGCCAGGCAATACGGCGCCCGTGTGGCCGCCATCGCCAAGCGTCTGGCCAAATAA
- a CDS encoding glutathione S-transferase N-terminal domain-containing protein, with protein sequence MKDLSRFAITRKWPARHLDRIQLYSLPTPNGVKVSIMLEETGLPYEAHRVDFAANEQMSPEFLSLNPNNKIPAILDPNGPHGKPFGLFESGAILLYLASKAGQFIPADTAGRYETLQWLMFQMGGIGPMFGQLGFFNKFAGKEFEDKRPRDRYVAESRRLLIVLNQHLENRDWIMGKTYTIADMATFPWVRNLVGFYDAGELVGIDDFANVKRVLQAFLARPAVTRGLVIPAAA encoded by the coding sequence ATGAAAGACCTGTCCCGCTTCGCCATCACCCGCAAATGGCCCGCGCGCCATCTCGATCGCATTCAGCTCTATTCGCTGCCCACGCCCAACGGCGTAAAGGTTTCCATCATGCTGGAAGAAACCGGGCTGCCCTACGAGGCGCATCGCGTGGATTTCGCCGCCAACGAGCAGATGTCTCCCGAATTCCTGTCTCTGAACCCTAACAACAAGATCCCCGCCATCCTCGACCCCAATGGCCCCCACGGCAAACCATTCGGCTTATTCGAGTCGGGTGCGATCTTGCTTTATCTCGCGAGCAAGGCCGGACAATTCATCCCTGCCGATACCGCAGGTCGGTATGAAACCCTGCAATGGCTTATGTTCCAGATGGGTGGCATCGGCCCCATGTTCGGCCAACTGGGTTTTTTCAACAAGTTCGCAGGCAAGGAATTCGAAGACAAGCGGCCACGCGACCGCTATGTCGCCGAGTCCAGGCGCCTGCTGATCGTACTAAACCAACATCTGGAAAACCGGGATTGGATCATGGGCAAGACCTATACCATCGCCGATATGGCCACTTTCCCTTGGGTGCGCAATCTCGTCGGCTTTTACGACGCGGGCGAGCTTGTCGGCATTGACGATTTTGCCAATGTGAAACGCGTGCTTCAGGCATTCCTGGCCCGTCCTGCTGTAACCCGTGGTCTGGTCATCCCCGCCGCAGCCTGA
- a CDS encoding YchJ family protein, which translates to MSHRAGTAAACPCGTGVAYSACCSRWHEGKQSLQAPTAEALMRSRYAAFVQDRLDYLLQTWHPDTRPLALDPNPRGIKWLGLRVVSHIQQDPDHVTVEFVARRRDAGRAARLHEVSRFVRLNGRWFYVDGEFPA; encoded by the coding sequence ATGAGCCATCGTGCCGGAACTGCCGCCGCATGTCCTTGCGGCACTGGCGTGGCGTACTCCGCCTGCTGCAGCCGCTGGCACGAGGGCAAGCAGTCTCTGCAGGCCCCGACTGCCGAAGCGCTAATGCGCTCACGCTATGCCGCTTTCGTACAAGACAGGCTCGACTACCTGCTGCAGACCTGGCATCCCGATACCCGGCCTCTCGCGCTCGATCCCAATCCGCGGGGCATAAAATGGCTGGGCTTGCGTGTCGTCAGCCATATCCAGCAAGACCCCGATCACGTCACAGTCGAATTCGTAGCGCGCAGACGTGACGCCGGCCGGGCGGCACGACTGCATGAAGTCAGCCGCTTCGTGCGCCTGAACGGGCGCTGGTTCTATGTCGACGGCGAATTCCCGGCATAA
- a CDS encoding GNAT family N-acetyltransferase — protein sequence MTDISHDQTQGRFTCTVDGYCCELDYRVDGLRMTILHTGVPPQVGGRGIAADLTRIALDTARGRGWQVLPHCSYAQAYIRRHPEYADLLG from the coding sequence ATGACCGACATCAGCCATGACCAGACCCAAGGACGATTCACCTGCACCGTCGACGGCTATTGCTGTGAGCTCGACTACCGCGTAGACGGCCTGCGCATGACCATTCTGCACACCGGCGTTCCGCCCCAGGTCGGCGGTCGCGGCATCGCCGCCGATCTTACCCGCATCGCGCTCGACACCGCACGCGGTCGCGGCTGGCAGGTGCTACCGCACTGTTCCTACGCCCAAGCCTACATCCGGCGCCATCCCGAATACGCCGACCTGCTCGGATGA